CTATCAGTGTGGATGCACGAGGTGATTTGAGCTACCATAACCTGACTTCCGCCATTCATGAAACTCCGTCTGAGAAGGAGTCTGCTTCGACAATAGGAGAACCGCCGTCATCATCGAGTCTGTCAACAACAGCGACGATAGCGACACCGTCGGGAACGGAGCAGGTGAATGGAGCAGAAATTCGACGGGCTTTGGTGGCGCACACGACGGCGCAAAGACAGCAGGAGGATCAGCACCTGGACCTCATCGCCACCCATACAGACATCCCGAGCCCGCTGGCAAGGACGTTACTAGAACTCTACTGGTGCTGGCTGCATACTAGTTTTCTCTTTGTTTATCGTCCCACGTTTACCCGGGACATGCCGTTGCTGGTCGGACAAGGGGACGGTGCCCGCCGTACATATTGCTCAGATACGTTACTGAAAGTGGTATACGCGCATAGTTGCCGGTTCGTGAGAGATCCAGAAAGCACCTGGGATCCGCTAGGACGCAGTGAGACGTTCGAACGGTTTGCAGATCGATTGATGTCGGAGGCGCAGGTCGCCCTGGCGATGGAGACGATCAATCCTCCATCGATACCGACGATCCAAGCATTATTGCAGCAATCTGCCCGCGACATGGCTTATGGACGGTCATCACAAGCATGGTTATATTCGGGAATGGCGTTTCGTATGGCAATTGATTTGGGTATTCATGTGTCGACAGAGCGGTTACAGCGATATGCACGGTGGTTGTCACCAGAGGATATCGAAGTACGGAAGCGACTTTTTTGGAGTTTGTATGCGTGGGATAAACATATCAGCCTATACTTGGGCCGTATGCCCAACTTCCTGGCGGGAACGGACAGTATTCCTTTGGAATTTCTGGATGATTACACTGAAACAGAGCCCTGGAAACCGTTCTACGGGTCCGAAAGGCTGGATAACAGAGGCGATTATCCCCCTACACCTGGCCATGTTGTCTCGTGCTTCACGGCGTTGTGCAAATTGTGCAAGATCTTGAGTCGCTTGATGCTTGAGCTGTATAGCCCCGGAACCCATAAACCCAAAGCAGAGCCCGTCCAGGATTTCCCAAAAATGGCAGCCTTTGTTGCGATAAATGAGGAGCTTCAGACATGGCGGAGTGGATTACCACCGTTTCTCAAGATCGATCCTCAAAACATACCTTCCATCAGTCCTCCCCATTATATCACCTCTCTCAACCTTATGTATCACACGACCTTAATTCTGCTGCATCGACCACACGTTGCGGGCCAGAGGGATCTGAACGCACCCGCAGTACAGCGCAGCTGGAGAATCTGCAAGACGGCTATGCGGGCGATCCACGATATACTGCAGCTCTATGTGGGGACATTTGGGTTCTCACATATCACCTACATGAACAGTTACTGCACCTACACAGCAGCGACAACAGCTGTCTATCAGCTGGAGATCGATGATGAACAGCAGAAGACAATTGGGCCAACACGAAACTCCATTTGGACGGAACTGAAATTCCTTCTGGATATCTTACAACGGACTGCGGTCTCCATGACGGGTCTCAACCGCAGCATTGACATTATTCGTTCGCggctgaagaagatcctTGATAGACGGGCAGCTTCGCAATTACAATCCTTATTTCCACCGGCTCTGAGCTCTCAGCGCATGCCGTCGCAGTCCTCacagcctccttctccctcaTCTTACTTCCAATCATCAGAGTTCACATTCTCTGATGCTCGTCCAACTTTATCCGCTACACCGTCTCTTCTCCCTCGACAGTCCCAATCTAACCCACTCAACTCCGGACCACCGACTGAAACCCCGCTTAACCAAGTCAATACAAATCTGGAAGCGTGGGCCAGCTGGCTGCCTGCGTTCCCGGGACAAGACGTGTCACTGGGAACAGAGTCACTCTTTGACTGCGAGGCAGGGTTAAGTCCGGATACGCGATGTGCGTTGATGGGGTCGAATTTGGATCCGCATTTGAGTCTGGATTACCCGTTGACGGGCGAGGCGATGGATGAATATAGCCGGTTTACGGAGGGGTTGTAGACTGTATTCTTATGCATGATGACTATGATTTGGTGTATTATAAGCGGCACTGGTACATTGTAAATATATCTAATATTCTATCCTCAAATCGGAGGGGATCGGACACCCCACATTTCCCCGTTCCCTTCCCGTACACAACTTCTATCCTTTCTATTCCATCACTAGATCATCAACAGATACCATCCCAGCAATGACAGTCTATCACATCGGTATATAACCCCATCCTCAACACAGAACAGAACTAAAAAAACCCAGTCCTCTTCCGCCTCAAGCAAGGCGTGACATCCGCTCAACTCTCCGCCTGGAAGAACACCAGCCAGGGGATGGTAGGCAAGATCCCCGGCCTGATCTCAATTCACGCAAATTCGCCATTACCCATTTCGGTGCCCCGGGCTAAGGGGTTTGATTTTGGGCTTGTGGCAATTTTGGAGTCGCCGGAGCATGTGGAGGGGTACTCGAAACACCCGGTGCATTTAGAGTGAGTTtatttttccctttttcttaaTTCTATGATcattgtttttgttttgggGGGGATATGACGGTGACTGATGGTTATTGCAGGAGTCAGAAGTTGAGGTTGGACTTGTGTGAGGATACATTGGCGTATGATTTGGAGTTTGAGGCTCCTACtagagagaagaaggattGAATGGATTTACAAGAGACATAAGGCAAAGACTTGGACTGAAACTAGGACGAGACGAGGTATATACAACGCCGGATATAATTGAATTAAGAATGGTTCTCTTGAACTGACATGACTTTTACCCGATACAATACTTTTATAAACCAGTTCCACGTGCTTGCCCGTATGAAGATGagctgaaaaagaaaaaggaaaaaacgAGATTACCCATATTACTCCTTGGAATCGACCTTCTTGGCCGGCTGCTCACTGCCCTCTTCTTCGCGAGCGCGCTTCTGGCCAGCTTCGGCGGTGCTCTGGACGACGGGGACGCCGCTAATATAAGGTTAGTAACATATTCTTAGTGTTGAGTTGTGAAAGTGACATACCGAGCATCCTTCTCACCACGGGGCTTGTCGTCCGCAAATCCCTTCTGCTGGTCTTCTTGCCGACGCTCCCTCCAGTCACGGCTGTCATCGCCCCTGTTACCGCCACGGCCACCACGACCACCACGTCCACCACGGCCACCACGGCCGCGCCCACCCCGGTGACCACCACGGCCACGGTTGGGCTTGATCCGGCCAGCTGCAATGTCCTCGGCCTTCTCTTCACAGTATTccttcttgctcttgatTATCAGGTCCTGGCCCTTCCACTGGGGCTTGGGATCGAGCTCCAGGAAAGCCTTCTGTTTCTCTTCCGACTCGAATTCAACGAAAACGCTTCCCTTGAAGGACTTGTCGGTTGCGCGACGGAGACGGATGGCGTTTGTGGGACCGTAGGGCGCGAAGAACGCTTCAATGTCGAACTGGGTGCTGGGTTCCTCATTTCCAAATCCCTTAGCGTAGATACTCCGGCTCATGGCCTTGTCCTCGAAGACCTTGACGACGTTGGGGTCATGGTTCGCGGTCACCGACTCGGGGAGGGGGTTCTTGCGGCGCACGCCGGTGTCGTTGTCGGTAAGCTCGAGCGTCTTAGACGACTTGAGAGCTTCGACGACGGCGCTGAAAGGCTGGAAGCGGCGCATGCGCTTGAAGGTATGCAGGAGGTCAAGAGGAACGGAGTTGTTGGTGCTTCCGCCAACCTTGGAGAGCAGGAACTTGTCCGCGACAAGGTTGGAGTCAGAGAAGTAGAATTCAACTTGCTTGCGGATCTCAACAGGGTCGTCGGTCTCCTGCAGAGTCGAAGGGTCGAACTTGGCGTTCGAGCGACCCTTGTGACCCTTGTTGCCATGATTTCCTTCCTTGGACTTGGTCTCTTCGGCGTTCTCGGACTTCTCGCCCAGCTTTGCGGCAGCCTCGACAATACGACCTTCCTCGGCATCTTCCTTCTGTTCGGGCGCAGCACCGTTTGCGGGAGCTTGCTGTTCAGCCTTCAGCTCGGCCAAGGTGTTCTGGACATCCTGCTCGGCGGCAGCGTTGACGTTGATGTCAGACATGATTGCGACTATAACGCGATAGCTTGTGAGTCAAGACTATTGCGAAGCACGATATATCTCCTGTGTCCAGTTCAATCGATCATAAGCACCCCATCGAAATTTACACTTGAGATTTAAGAGGGTAGCAAAGCTGCGTAGAGAAGGTTGGCTCAACATACAAATTCTTAGCGCGTGCAAAGGTCGACGCGAAAGCGGAAAAGGTAGTGAGAGAGAGGGTAGGAACAACCAATTCTGTATCGTCTCTTTCAGGGTATCAAGAATCAAAAGACCAAAAAACGCGACAACAAATGTAGAAAAATCCGGTCTGCTCCTGGGAGAAGACAATGGCttgttctcttttttttttttttttcgatgGGAAAATTATCCTATAAATGCGCGGCGGGGGAAATTTCTTCGCGCCACAGCAAAGCTTCAGCCACGTTTGCCTGAGGAATACATGTAGCAGTAACCACGCTACTCCGAATGTGGAATAGTGTGGCTTGTACAAGATATCAGTTGGGAATATGGTAACGAGTACGACACTATGAGACAGGAAAGAACGATACCAGTAAAAGCAGAAGACATTCTATTGAATATGAGCATTGTCATTCATCAATTTCTAGAGCTAACTATACCTGGCTGTCACGAAATCACAGATCCCTTATTACCTTGTCCAGGGAACAGGAGTCTAGAAGAGGGATAAGGAGCAGGTAATTATAGGCTGTGCCAATCATACAGTTAGGCAGAGACACTAGATTTCGCGTAGTAGAATGGCAGCTCTGGCCTTGCGCCTTCCTGCCACGGTAGGCCCGTGTTGTTGCCGTTGCTGCGGGCTTGGGGTGCGCCTGCCTCTTTCGTACAATCCCAACTATAGGCGGCTTTGACTTGTCTCCCGCCTCTGaatcttttctttcttccacCATGGTAGCTTTTGATCGGATCCAAGCATAGTTTCCATCAGGCATCTTTACTCGTTGGGAGTTTTGGATAGAGATATTTCCAGCATCATCAGCTTATTTCATTTTCTGCATCGTTTCGATATCTCAAAGCACGGAAACCAGAATCACCTCGAGGGACTCCTTCGTCAGACAGGTACGTCGAATCCAATACTTGGAGCAGCTCTCTATGCTGCTTCAAAAGTGTTGGGCTCTGCTAACGATCATCTCTGTCAGGGATCCCGTCACAACCTCGACCATCTGTCTCACCTGTCGAAACACCATACGAGCTATTCCCTACGACTGCCCTCATTATGCCTGCTATTGGTGGTCAACCCCCGCCAGCACCATGGCCCGTGCAAGATGTAAGTCAGGATCCATTTACGAATCGAAGCATTGGCCTTACATGGGTATCCAGATCATATATGTGGCTATTGTCGGTCCGGTCATGCTGGCAGCGTTCTTTGAATGGGTGCTTTGGCTCGTTGCGTTCTTGTTTTGTCTTGCCAAGGTCTACACGAAAGCAGATCATTGGACTGTGAGATTCCTTGCGGTGGTCATGATGATTCTCTTCACGTTGTTGAGGTGAGACGTGTTCGAAGCCTCCCGCTTTGAGCATACTCTAATCAATATACAGAGCGATTTTCCTTCCGATTATGATTGTCACTCTTCCTCTGCCAGCACAAATCACCCGGTACTTTCCGACTCGGGCAGTTTTCATCTTGCAATGGTTTGCATTTTGGTCGTTTGCCGGGCTACTTATACTGCCGTTCCTCCTTTGCGTCTATCGACTCGTCACGAACTCGCTTGGAAGGGCAAAGAGGGTAAAACAGGTTCTTGACGACCGTACCGCTCCGAAGACAGTCATCGTGATGCCAGTGTACCAAGAAGCACCGGAAGTTCTGATCAAAGCAATCGATTCAGTAGTCGACTGCGACTATCCAGCGAATTGTATCCATGTTTTCCTGTCCTACGATGGAGGTGTGGTGGACGAGTCCTATCTTCAAGTTATTCACCATCTAGGGATCCCGATATCTTTAAAGACTTATCCACAAAGTATCGACGTGACATACAAAGGCGCCAGGGTTACTGTGTCTCGATTCAAGCACGGCGGTAAACGACACTGCCAAAAGCAGACATTCAAGCTTATCGATAAGATCTACGCAGAATATCTTAAGCGTCGTGACGATCTTTTTGTGCTGTTCATCGACTCCGATTGCATCCTCGACAGGCTGTGTCTGCAGAACTTCATGTACGACATGGAGTTAAAGCCGGGAAGTAAGCACAACATGTTGGCAATGACGGGAGTGATCACATCGACTACAGAGCGAAACTCTCTCATTACCGTCCTCCAGGATATGGAGTATCTGCACGGCCAATTGTTCGAGCGTTCTGTTGAATCGGCGTGCGGCTCCGTGACATGTCTTCCGGGTGCTCTTACAATACTTCGATTCTCTGCCTTTCGGAAGATGGCTAAATACTATTTCGCGGACAAAGCAGAGCAATGTGATGACCTTTTCGACTATGGAAAATGTCACTTGGGCGAGGACCGCTGGCTCACACATCTGTTCATGGTTGGGGCTAAAGAACGCTACCAGATCCAGCTGTGCACTAGTGCATTCTGCAAAACAGAAGCCGTCCAGACGTTTGGAAGCCTTCTGAAGCAACGACGCCGGTGGTTTCTTGGCTTTGTCACCAACGAAGTATGCATGCTTACCGACATCAGAATCTGGAAGCAGTATCCTCTTCTGTGTCTTGTTCGCTTCATGCAACACACAATCCGGACGACTGCCCTTCTCTTTTTCATCTTGGTGATCTCCGTTATAACGACATCCAACAAAGTCGAGAATCTCCCCGTGGGCTTCCTTGCGGTGTCGCTTGGCCTGAACTATTCCCTCATGCTATATTTCGGTGCAAAGCTCAAGCGATTCAAGGCCTGGCTCTACCCACTGATGTTTATACTGAATCCGTTTTTTAACTGGCTTTACATGGTATATGGGATTTTCACTGCCGGTCAACGAACGTGGGGAGGGCCACGAGCTGATGCTGCCGCGGCCGATAAGCACACTACCCCAGAAGAAGCGGTAGAGCAGGCACGAGCCCAAGGCGATGAGTTCAATGTCGATGTTGGTACTTTTCGGCTATCTCGATGCGAAGACAGGGGCGTCCCGGTTCATCCTTCGGAGAAAATCGAGGGACGGTTTGCTCCTGCCGCGCAACTCCCAGAGGGTGGTTATGTCAACGCCTACAACGACTCCGGCGTTACTGTCGCTCAGGCTATGTCTCCGCTCCCTGGGGTTCCCCGAATCCATCTGCATCCTCGACAGCTCTCTTCGGACTCTGGATTCACCATGGACTCGACTAATCCAATTTCCATGCCGCACAGTGTGGAGAGTCTTATGCACGAAGATGAACAGATCAGGCAATATCTCGCTCGTAAGGGACAGGGACAGATTAGCCACACGAGTACGGAGATGTGTGCCGATATGGGCGACTTGGACGGTCCAAGCGATCCTCGCGCGCCGCAGCAGGGTTTTGAAGCACAGCCTGCCGAAGCAATGCCGGAGGCGGATATTGCCAGCTCAAGACCCCTTTCAACAGAGCGACCGGGATCCGCGAGATCTGCACCGAACACCACTCCCGTGAACGGCCCATCTGGAAGTAACTCTCTTGCTGAGCATGTCATTTCAGACTCACAGTCCTCAAACTCTCGACTCTGGAAGGAAAAGATGCGGTCAATGGGGCCTGAAGATATGGTCTGAACGTGCAAAGGGAAGAGTAATCAAGGGAGATCGGATATGTATGGTGACAGCACGAACTGTTTTTTGGGGTATACGATTGATGATGCTTctttatcttttctttttggcaAATTCTCATTCTTTCCTTGTTTTGTTAGTGCGAATTGTTAGTGTGTTCAGTACTAGGAGCAGAATACGAATCATGAATCCATATCTCATGGACGAAATAGTAGCCCTAATAACCGTGTCGCTGTGTTTAAATGGCTGACCAAAGGGAGTAGACTGTATGTATGATGGCATCGAATTGGAATCATCTTATCTTTCTATATCCCTAGCATTCCATGGGACCACGGCTAGTATATGCGACGATATCCCGCATTGAACTATTGTATTACTCGACAACCTCAGTTTATCTTCCAACTTCAAAAGACTCCATCCAAAGAATACTCGACTTGTTCAACGTAGTACTATAGTGATTTGCGAACCAGAAATCTATTTCTCTAAGTCAACACGATGCTCACCAAATAGTCCACTGCCGTACCTAGTTTATCGGAGCGTCCTACCGCAGCCGATTACAAGGGAATCAGCAGTAGAGTGTCTTGAGAAACACGGATGGAAGGACTCTGTATGTTGTCCTTAATTTGCTATACCCCATACTAATGAAGTATATGGTGGAGTGTATTCTCCATCGCCTGCACCACACTTTCATCCCTATTCTCATGAATGCGTTGGTATACTCAATCATGTATTTTACATACAGAGTGCAACGATATACTGATACCGTTGATAGGCATCATAAACAGCTCTGCAGGCCTGATACTTGGCCTAGGAGCAGGCGATACAGACCTCAAACCACAAACCGTTTTCCCAAGGCTCAACAACCAAAGGCCTACGTCTGCCAGTCtcagctggtgatgttgtCATTCAACCAGCAGGAAACTGCACATGGCCAAACGAATGCGAAAGACTACAAATCTATAGCTGCATTTCCCGAGGTACATTTCCCTTGCATACAGATGTACATGTGCCAACGGTGGAAAGCATGCATAGTACAGCGAGGGTGCTCTGCTGACGTTGCGAATGGAGTTGAGGGCTTATATGGCCGGGATGATGGAATCGAGACGATTGGTTTGCCGGCTCCGAGGGCTTGTACGATGGCGGTTCCTCTGCCCGAGGATCCAGTGTTTGGGGCGAAAGGATCGCTGCGGAACTTGTGGACTCGGGCGGGGGATAAGTTTTGGGCTGAGGGTGAGTTGAGAGCTGCCTAGGTTTCCCTGTGAGTCGAAAGAATCTAGAATCCGAATTTGATGTCCAATTGATGTCCAAAATGCATATGATCAGGCATTCCCTGCCTTAGGCTGCAGTCACCTGATGCTATCGATAAGCCCCGCGAAAGGCGGCGAGGTTCTGCCGGGGACTGGATGGCGCCAGAAGGTTCGAAAAGTGGAAGCATCTCGAAGCGTCTCCGGGTTGGCATTTGCTAATTGACGATTGTTAGGCAGTTTGACTGGCCACAATTCTTGGAAAATCATCCAACTTGTTTGACTTCCCAGAGGATCGTTAGTCAAGAAAACAGAGAACTGCGTTTAGATTGACGCGCTGGACAAATTAGCCCCACGTTGTCAAGCCACAGGTCGAAAAGCTGTGGCGCAGTGCAAATTCTCCCCTCTTTCGCTTTTTCTCACTTAACCGCAACGCTTCCTCTCCCaactctctctcttttcttgagAACCCTTTTTTATCCatttctttccctttccaCTTCACTTATTCCCCCTTTCTCTTCCGTCTACTAAACCGTTGACCATGAGTGTCGTCGGTATCGATTTCGGTGCCCAGAGCACCAAGATTGGTGTTGCCAGAAATAAGGGTATTGACATTGTGCGTGCCCCTCGTCCCCCATATCCATATTCGTAATATTTGAAAGGACTTCGCGCTGACTTTgactcttcttttctttgctaTAGATCACCAATGAAGTCTCCAACAGATCGACTCCGTACGTTTCAGTCCCTCTCTTTTGAAAAGATTTTTCCCCTGCATGATGACTAACGGAAACTTTTTCATCCAGGTCGCTCGTCGGATTCAACGCCAGAAGCAGAGCCCTCGGTGAGGCTGCGAAGACACAGGAGACCTCAAACCTGAAGAACACTGTCGGCAACCTCAAGCGTCTTATCGGCCGTTCCTTCAACGACCCCGATGTTGAGATCGAGCAGGAGTATAACACAGCAGCTCTCTGTGACGTCAATGGCCAGGTCGGTGCCGAAGTTAGCTACCTGGGTAAGAAGGAGAAGTTCTCTGCCACTCAGTTGGTGGCTATGTACTTGACCAAGATCCGGGACATCACCTCTGCCGAGTTGAGACTTCCTGTTTCCGATGTCACCATCAGCGTTCCCGCCTGGTTCACCGATGTCCAGCGTCGGGCCATGCTTGACGCCGGTGAGATCGCCGGTCTCAAGGTGCTTCGCCTGATCAACGACACGACCGCCACCGCCCTTGGATACGGTATCACCAAGCTCGACCTCCCCAACCCCGATGAGAAGCCCCGCCGGGTCATGTTTGTCGACATTGGTCACACCGACTACACTGCCTCGATTGTTGAGTTCCGCAAGGGTGAGCTCAACGTCAAGTCGACTGCCTACGACCGTCACTTCGGTGGTCGCAACTTCGACCGTGCTCTGACCGAGCACTTCGCCAACGAGTTCAAGCAGAACTTCAAGATTGACGTCCGCACCCATGCCAAGGCCTGGTCCCGGACTCTTGCCGCTgctgagaagatgaagaaggtTCTGTCGGCCAACCCGGCCGCCCCCATGAACATCGAGTCGCTGATGGAGGATGTCGATGTCCGCGCTATCGTCAAGCGTGAGGAGCTTGAAGTTATGATCCAGCCCTACCTCGAGCGCGTCACTGCTCCCATCGAGCAGGCTCTCGCTGAGGCTAAGCTGACCGCTGACGACATCGACTTCGTCGAGATGGTTGGTGGTTCCACCCGTGTGCCCGCCATCAAggaggccgtctccaagttCTTCGGCGGCAAGACCCTCTCTTTCACTCTCAACCAGGATGAGGCCATTGCTCGCGGCTGTGCTTTCAGCTGCGCTATCCTCTCTCCTGTCTTCCGTGTCCGTGACTTCTCGGTGCACGACATTGTCAACTACCCCGTTGAGTTCACCTGGGAGCAGTCTCCCGAGATCCCCGATGAGGACACCAGCCTGACCGTCTTCAACCGGGGCAACGTCATGCCTTCCACCAAGATCCTCACCTTCTACCGCAAGCAGCCTTTCGATCTCGAGGCTCGCTACGCCAACCCCGATGAGCTCCCCGGCAAGATCAACCCTTGGGTTGGTCGCTTCTCCGTCAAGGGCGTCCAGGCTGACGCCAACGACGACTTCATGATTTGCAAGCTTAAGGCCCGTCTGAACCTGCACGGTATCCTCAACGTTGAGTCTGGTTACTACGTCGAGGacatggaggttgaggagccCGTTCCCGAGGAGGGCGATGTAAGTTTAATCTTTTACTTCTATATATACCAGGATGCTGACTGACTCATAGGCCATGGAGACTGACAAGCCTGAGGGTGAGCAGCCGAAGAAGACCCGCAAGGTCAAGAAGCAGGTCCGCAAGGGCGACTTGCCCATCGCCGCTGGCTCCCCTGGTATTGACCAGTCGGTCCGGGAGGCTTTCACTGAGCGTGAGAACTCCATGTACATGGAGGACAAGCTGATTGCCGAGACcgacgagaagaagaacgagcTTGAGGCCAGCATCTACGAGCTCCGTGACAAGATCGACGGTGTCTACGCCGAATTCGCCagcgaggaggagaaggacaAGCTTAAGTCCAAGCTCC
This Aspergillus chevalieri M1 DNA, chromosome 3, nearly complete sequence DNA region includes the following protein-coding sequences:
- a CDS encoding uncharacterized protein (COG:S;~EggNog:ENOG410PRI2;~InterPro:IPR011008,IPR013097;~PFAM:PF07876) is translated as MTVYHIVLFRLKQGVTSAQLSAWKNTSQGMVGKIPGLISIHANSPLPISVPRAKGFDFGLVAILESPEHVEGYSKHPVHLE
- the chsD gene encoding chitin synthase D (COG:M;~EggNog:ENOG410PJ2V;~InterPro:IPR029044,IPR004835;~PFAM:PF03142,PF13632,PF13641;~TransMembrane:6 (o18-46i58-81o101-126i453-472o478-499i506-529o);~go_function: GO:0004100 - chitin synthase activity [Evidence IEA];~go_function: GO:0016758 - transferase activity, transferring hexosyl groups [Evidence IEA]), encoding MPAIGGQPPPAPWPVQDIIYVAIVGPVMLAAFFEWVLWLVAFLFCLAKVYTKADHWTVRFLAVVMMILFTLLRAIFLPIMIVTLPLPAQITRYFPTRAVFILQWFAFWSFAGLLILPFLLCVYRLVTNSLGRAKRVKQVLDDRTAPKTVIVMPVYQEAPEVLIKAIDSVVDCDYPANCIHVFLSYDGGVVDESYLQVIHHLGIPISLKTYPQSIDVTYKGARVTVSRFKHGGKRHCQKQTFKLIDKIYAEYLKRRDDLFVLFIDSDCILDRLCLQNFMYDMELKPGSKHNMLAMTGVITSTTERNSLITVLQDMEYLHGQLFERSVESACGSVTCLPGALTILRFSAFRKMAKYYFADKAEQCDDLFDYGKCHLGEDRWLTHLFMVGAKERYQIQLCTSAFCKTEAVQTFGSLLKQRRRWFLGFVTNEVCMLTDIRIWKQYPLLCLVRFMQHTIRTTALLFFILVISVITTSNKVENLPVGFLAVSLGLNYSLMLYFGAKLKRFKAWLYPLMFILNPFFNWLYMVYGIFTAGQRTWGGPRADAAAADKHTTPEEAVEQARAQGDEFNVDVGTFRLSRCEDRGVPVHPSEKIEGRFAPAAQLPEGGYVNAYNDSGVTVAQAMSPLPGVPRIHLHPRQLSSDSGFTMDSTNPISMPHSVESLMHEDEQIRQYLARKGQGQISHTSTEMCADMGDLDGPSDPRAPQQGFEAQPAEAMPEADIASSRPLSTERPGSARSAPNTTPVNGPSGSNSLAEHVISDSQSSNSRLWKEKMRSMGPEDMV
- the hsp88 gene encoding Hsp70 chaperone Hsp88 (BUSCO:EOG092616YZ;~COG:O;~EggNog:ENOG410PFSD;~InterPro:IPR018181,IPR029047,IPR029048,IPR013126, IPR043129;~PFAM:PF00012,PF06723) — encoded protein: MSVVGIDFGAQSTKIGVARNKGIDIITNEVSNRSTPSLVGFNARSRALGEAAKTQETSNLKNTVGNLKRLIGRSFNDPDVEIEQEYNTAALCDVNGQVGAEVSYLGKKEKFSATQLVAMYLTKIRDITSAELRLPVSDVTISVPAWFTDVQRRAMLDAGEIAGLKVLRLINDTTATALGYGITKLDLPNPDEKPRRVMFVDIGHTDYTASIVEFRKGELNVKSTAYDRHFGGRNFDRALTEHFANEFKQNFKIDVRTHAKAWSRTLAAAEKMKKVLSANPAAPMNIESLMEDVDVRAIVKREELEVMIQPYLERVTAPIEQALAEAKLTADDIDFVEMVGGSTRVPAIKEAVSKFFGGKTLSFTLNQDEAIARGCAFSCAILSPVFRVRDFSVHDIVNYPVEFTWEQSPEIPDEDTSLTVFNRGNVMPSTKILTFYRKQPFDLEARYANPDELPGKINPWVGRFSVKGVQADANDDFMICKLKARLNLHGILNVESGYYVEDMEVEEPVPEEGDAMETDKPEGEQPKKTRKVKKQVRKGDLPIAAGSPGIDQSVREAFTERENSMYMEDKLIAETDEKKNELEASIYELRDKIDGVYAEFASEEEKDKLKSKLLDTEDWLYEDGEDTTKSVYVAKMDEIRFIAGPIVQRYKEKVEAERQAVLKAQEEEAAKKRAEQEAQRKAEEEAKKAQEAQQEPKADSEMQDAPAEGEAAPAEEQKQ
- a CDS encoding uncharacterized protein (COG:S;~EggNog:ENOG410PGDR;~InterPro:IPR036864,IPR007219,IPR001138;~PFAM:PF00172,PF04082;~go_function: GO:0000981 - DNA-binding transcription factor activity, RNA polymerase II-specific [Evidence IEA];~go_function: GO:0003677 - DNA binding [Evidence IEA];~go_function: GO:0008270 - zinc ion binding [Evidence IEA];~go_process: GO:0006351 - transcription, DNA-templated [Evidence IEA];~go_process: GO:0006355 - regulation of transcription, DNA-templated [Evidence IEA]), whose protein sequence is MARRQKLVCNACRQRKSRCDGTTPSCSNCAATGRQCHYDKAPSLAYVRALQERIQMLESRQAVPKEGSVPLNFAGQDEESISVDARGDLSYHNLTSAIHETPSEKESASTIGEPPSSSSLSTTATIATPSGTEQVNGAEIRRALVAHTTAQRQQEDQHLDLIATHTDIPSPLARTLLELYWCWLHTSFLFVYRPTFTRDMPLLVGQGDGARRTYCSDTLLKVVYAHSCRFVRDPESTWDPLGRSETFERFADRLMSEAQVALAMETINPPSIPTIQALLQQSARDMAYGRSSQAWLYSGMAFRMAIDLGIHVSTERLQRYARWLSPEDIEVRKRLFWSLYAWDKHISLYLGRMPNFLAGTDSIPLEFLDDYTETEPWKPFYGSERLDNRGDYPPTPGHVVSCFTALCKLCKILSRLMLELYSPGTHKPKAEPVQDFPKMAAFVAINEELQTWRSGLPPFLKIDPQNIPSISPPHYITSLNLMYHTTLILLHRPHVAGQRDLNAPAVQRSWRICKTAMRAIHDILQLYVGTFGFSHITYMNSYCTYTAATTAVYQLEIDDEQQKTIGPTRNSIWTELKFLLDILQRTAVSMTGLNRSIDIIRSRLKKILDRRAASQLQSLFPPALSSQRMPSQSSQPPSPSSYFQSSEFTFSDARPTLSATPSLLPRQSQSNPLNSGPPTETPLNQVNTNLEAWASWLPAFPGQDVSLGTESLFDCEAGLSPDTRCALMGSNLDPHLSLDYPLTGEAMDEYSRFTEGL
- a CDS encoding tRNA maturation protein LHP1 (COG:A;~EggNog:ENOG410QDTN;~InterPro:IPR035979,IPR036388,IPR000504,IPR006630, IPR012677,IPR036390,IPR002344;~PFAM:PF05383,PF00076;~go_component: GO:0005634 - nucleus [Evidence IEA];~go_component: GO:1990904 - ribonucleoprotein complex [Evidence IEA];~go_function: GO:0003676 - nucleic acid binding [Evidence IEA];~go_function: GO:0003723 - RNA binding [Evidence IEA];~go_process: GO:0006396 - RNA processing [Evidence IEA]), whose product is MSDINVNAAAEQDVQNTLAELKAEQQAPANGAAPEQKEDAEEGRIVEAAAKLGEKSENAEETKSKEGNHGNKGHKGRSNAKFDPSTLQETDDPVEIRKQVEFYFSDSNLVADKFLLSKVGGSTNNSVPLDLLHTFKRMRRFQPFSAVVEALKSSKTLELTDNDTGVRRKNPLPESVTANHDPNVVKVFEDKAMSRSIYAKGFGNEEPSTQFDIEAFFAPYGPTNAIRLRRATDKSFKGSVFVEFESEEKQKAFLELDPKPQWKGQDLIIKSKKEYCEEKAEDIAAGRIKPNRGRGGHRGGRGRGGRGGRGGRGGRGGNRGDDSRDWRERRQEDQQKGFADDKPRGEKDARGVPVVQSTAEAGQKRAREEEGSEQPAKKVDSKE